Proteins encoded by one window of Ulvibacter sp. MAR_2010_11:
- a CDS encoding DUF2383 domain-containing protein, whose translation MKNTTSDFDKLNHLLQAAFAAEKVYYNASEDAQETHLKRFLGYMATERNRMAFDISNELSSRHITPSVPFSEKGHTDRNWKEIKEALVNYNPEELILNCIGWDKTLVVKTKELLDNQKLPKEVLDMLENNHKKIQWYIKQARQHLVSHFKVESDKAKDSSHDSKVISIKKAQ comes from the coding sequence ATGAAAAATACTACTTCAGATTTCGATAAATTGAACCACTTGCTACAAGCTGCTTTCGCTGCAGAAAAAGTATATTATAACGCTTCAGAAGACGCACAGGAAACACATTTAAAACGCTTCCTGGGTTATATGGCTACTGAAAGAAACCGTATGGCTTTCGACATTTCCAATGAGCTTTCAAGCAGACATATTACTCCTTCGGTACCCTTTTCGGAAAAAGGACACACAGACAGAAACTGGAAGGAAATTAAAGAAGCCCTGGTAAACTACAATCCGGAAGAACTTATTCTAAATTGTATTGGATGGGATAAAACGCTGGTTGTTAAAACAAAAGAACTGTTGGATAATCAAAAACTGCCGAAAGAGGTTTTGGATATGCTGGAAAATAATCACAAAAAAATTCAGTGGTATATCAAACAGGCGAGACAACACTTGGTGAGTCATTTTAAAGTCGAATCCGATAAGGCGAAAGACTCATCTCATGATTCTAAAGTTATTAGCATAAAAAAAGCGCAGTAA
- a CDS encoding organic hydroperoxide resistance protein, producing MKTLYEGVSTTVGGRAGHATTDDGKLDLKLSVPKAMGGDDGPGTNSEQLFGCAYSACFGSAIAVIAKKKRIELSDDFSVTATIGFCEDEDGAFLEATLDCYIPGVDVETGEDIIKKAHKICPFSKATRDNITVNLNLLLDE from the coding sequence ATGAAAACTTTATATGAAGGAGTATCGACAACAGTAGGTGGGAGGGCAGGTCATGCTACCACCGATGACGGAAAATTAGATCTCAAATTATCGGTTCCAAAGGCTATGGGAGGTGATGACGGACCCGGTACGAACTCCGAACAATTATTTGGTTGTGCGTATTCGGCTTGTTTTGGCAGTGCTATTGCAGTAATCGCCAAAAAGAAACGAATTGAACTAAGTGATGATTTTAGTGTTACTGCCACTATTGGGTTTTGTGAAGATGAAGACGGGGCTTTTTTGGAAGCTACCTTAGATTGCTATATTCCGGGTGTTGATGTAGAAACCGGAGAAGATATTATTAAAAAAGCTCATAAAATTTGTCCGTTTTCGAAGGCAACCCGGGACAATATTACTGTTAATTTGAATCTACTTTTAGATGAATAA